One genomic region from bacterium encodes:
- a CDS encoding type I restriction endonuclease subunit R, producing MTPSVGQKERETQNRVIELFKTQLGYDYLGNWEKREDNSNFEEECLRAFLSGRSYSEKLIDRAIQEFRRVSEQNKSLYELNKEVYGLLRYGMKVREEVDEQYKTVWLIDWKRPEMNHFAIAEEVTVRGNKTKRPDIVLYINGIAVGVLELKRSTVSVVEGVRQSIGNQEDEYIKPFFATVQIVMAGNDTEGLRYATIESPEEYFHQWKEEGLVELSSLDRQITQLCDKKRILDLIHDFIVFDSGIKKICRHNQYFGVKAAQLSAKKHKGGIIWHTQGSGKSLTMVWLAKWILENISKARVLVLTDRVELDEQIKGIFFGVDEDIYRTKNCRDLIEQLNTGNKRLLCSLIHKFRYREVRDETHIDEYLSEIKAALPKNFEAKGDIFVFVDECHRSHGGKLHKAMKNILPQSTIIGFTGTPLLKDDKRNSRLLFGDYIHTYKYDEAVADNMVLDLRYEARRVEQNIVSQDKIDEWFEERTKGLTEVAKNKLKELWGTMQRLLSSESRLEKIVFDILDDFFRKPRLASGRGNAMLVASSIYEACQYYKIFQDQGFNKCAVITSYGLDATNTTDREYVIYQNMLAGRTKEDFERDVKKQFIEKPGQMQLLIVVDKLLTGFDAPPATYLYIDKNMQDHGLFQAICRVNRLDGEDKEYGYIIDYRDLFKKLELAVVNYTSGAFEGFDREDVLNLLKDKYEKGKEGLEKALEVVHAICEPVSYPKRLEEYIYYFCGDVEDKEALKNNELKRVELYKAVSRLLRAYVDIASDMQEAGFRQEHAKKIEKDVKHYVNVKTEIMLASGDYIDLKKYEPAMRMLFNRYIVAEESEQISTFDDMTLVDLIISKGKEGIDKLPETIKQSREATAETIKNNIRRLIIDEMPTNPRYYQNMSEILVDLVKRRKQEDIEYEKYLKELIELAKKVRYPEQSTDYPSSIDTNGKRALYDNLGKDKAKALKVHTAILESREAYWRGNKLKERKIKNALKDIVPNEEVDDLFEIIRNQSQDEY from the coding sequence ATGACTCCATCAGTTGGACAGAAGGAGCGGGAAACTCAGAATCGTGTTATTGAGTTGTTTAAAACTCAGCTGGGATATGATTATCTTGGTAATTGGGAGAAGAGAGAAGATAATAGCAACTTTGAGGAGGAGTGTTTACGTGCTTTTCTTTCGGGTAGATCTTATAGTGAGAAGTTGATTGACCGCGCTATTCAAGAGTTTCGTCGAGTATCTGAGCAGAACAAAAGCTTGTACGAGCTCAATAAAGAGGTATATGGCCTGTTACGTTATGGTATGAAGGTGCGTGAGGAGGTTGACGAACAATATAAAACTGTTTGGTTGATAGATTGGAAACGCCCAGAGATGAACCATTTTGCTATAGCTGAAGAGGTAACAGTGCGGGGAAACAAGACGAAACGGCCTGATATTGTCTTGTATATAAACGGTATAGCTGTGGGTGTGTTAGAGCTTAAAAGAAGTACTGTTTCTGTGGTTGAAGGTGTTCGTCAAAGTATTGGTAACCAGGAAGATGAGTATATTAAACCTTTTTTTGCAACTGTACAGATTGTTATGGCGGGAAACGATACAGAGGGTCTGCGTTACGCAACGATTGAAAGTCCAGAGGAGTATTTTCACCAGTGGAAAGAGGAAGGTTTGGTAGAGCTTAGTTCTCTGGATAGGCAAATTACACAGCTTTGTGATAAGAAAAGAATTTTGGATTTAATCCATGACTTTATTGTATTTGATAGCGGAATAAAGAAGATATGCAGGCATAACCAGTATTTTGGTGTTAAAGCTGCTCAGCTCTCTGCAAAAAAGCATAAGGGCGGTATTATATGGCATACTCAAGGGAGTGGTAAGAGCTTGACTATGGTATGGCTTGCTAAATGGATACTTGAGAATATTTCTAAAGCACGTGTTCTGGTGTTGACTGACAGGGTTGAACTTGATGAACAGATAAAAGGTATATTTTTCGGTGTTGATGAAGATATTTATAGAACTAAAAACTGTCGTGATCTGATAGAGCAACTTAACACAGGTAATAAACGGCTCCTCTGCTCTCTTATACACAAGTTCAGATATAGAGAAGTTCGGGACGAAACTCATATTGATGAATATCTTTCTGAAATTAAGGCAGCCCTTCCTAAAAATTTTGAAGCTAAAGGGGATATATTTGTATTTGTAGATGAGTGTCATCGTTCGCATGGGGGGAAGCTTCATAAGGCAATGAAAAATATTCTGCCTCAGTCGACGATTATTGGATTTACTGGAACACCGCTACTTAAGGATGATAAAAGAAATAGTCGTTTGCTGTTTGGAGATTATATTCATACTTATAAATATGATGAAGCTGTTGCGGATAATATGGTTTTGGATCTGCGTTATGAAGCAAGACGGGTAGAACAAAATATTGTTTCGCAAGATAAGATTGATGAGTGGTTTGAGGAGAGAACAAAGGGCTTGACAGAGGTTGCTAAAAATAAACTAAAAGAACTATGGGGGACAATGCAACGTCTGCTTAGTTCTGAGTCGAGGCTTGAGAAAATTGTCTTTGATATTCTTGATGATTTTTTCAGGAAGCCACGTCTTGCCAGCGGGCGAGGTAATGCAATGCTTGTAGCCAGCAGTATCTATGAAGCTTGCCAATATTATAAAATTTTTCAGGATCAAGGGTTTAATAAGTGTGCTGTTATAACTTCGTATGGATTAGATGCTACCAATACCACAGATAGAGAATATGTTATTTATCAAAATATGCTTGCTGGTAGAACTAAGGAGGATTTTGAGCGAGATGTAAAAAAGCAGTTTATTGAGAAGCCTGGGCAAATGCAACTTCTTATAGTTGTGGATAAGCTTTTAACAGGGTTTGACGCTCCCCCTGCTACATACCTTTATATTGATAAAAACATGCAAGATCACGGGCTTTTTCAAGCGATATGTAGAGTAAACCGACTTGACGGAGAAGATAAGGAGTATGGTTATATAATCGATTATAGAGATCTGTTTAAGAAGTTGGAGTTAGCTGTTGTTAACTACACTTCTGGCGCGTTTGAAGGGTTTGATAGAGAAGATGTGCTGAATTTGCTTAAAGACAAATATGAGAAAGGAAAAGAGGGTTTAGAGAAAGCTCTTGAAGTTGTACATGCTATCTGTGAACCTGTATCTTACCCGAAAAGGTTAGAGGAGTATATATATTATTTTTGTGGTGATGTAGAGGATAAAGAAGCACTAAAAAATAACGAACTTAAACGAGTGGAGCTATACAAAGCTGTAAGTCGTCTTTTGCGGGCTTATGTTGATATAGCCAGTGATATGCAAGAAGCAGGGTTTAGGCAGGAGCATGCAAAAAAAATTGAGAAAGATGTGAAACATTATGTTAATGTGAAAACTGAGATAATGCTTGCAAGCGGTGATTACATAGATTTGAAAAAATATGAGCCAGCTATGCGTATGCTTTTTAACAGATACATAGTAGCTGAAGAAAGTGAGCAGATTAGTACCTTCGATGATATGACTTTAGTTGACTTGATTATATCTAAAGGGAAAGAGGGTATTGATAAACTGCCAGAAACAATAAAACAAAGCAGAGAAGCGACAGCAGAGACGATTAAAAATAATATCAGACGTTTAATAATTGATGAGATGCCCACAAACCCGAGATACTATCAGAATATGTCGGAGATTCTTGTTGATCTTGTTAAAAGGCGGAAACAGGAAGATATAGAATATGAGAAATATTTAAAAGAGTTAATAGAGTTAGCAAAAAAGGTTAGATATCCTGAGCAGTCGACTGATTACCCAAGCTCTATAGATACAAACGGTAAACGAGCTCTTTATGACAACCTGGGTAAAGATAAAGCCAAAGCGCTTAAAGTACATACTGCTATTCTGGAATCAAGAGAGGCATACTGGCGAGGCAATAAGCTTAAAGAACGAAAAATTAAAAACGCTTTAAAGGATATAGTGCCTAATGAAGAGGTAGATGATTTGTTTGAAATAATTAGGAATCAGAGCCAAGATGAATACTAA
- a CDS encoding site-specific integrase — protein MVKQLCEGSFRNGILYYGGRGESDDTSSRFKEKTSEEDIIFIKLLYMTGLRVSEAISVTPSKLVAINGGWAVDIIGKRKKRRLVAIPEHLVNELRAYAYEKQLKLEDKFFPVTRSQAFRIVQKAGEQAGINKKVYPHLLRHTAAVERLKRTGNPKSLQYHLGHSSPVMTMRYLNTLQQEEALKIQQEVEFKDI, from the coding sequence TTGGTAAAACAGCTCTGCGAAGGCAGTTTCAGGAACGGTATCTTATATTACGGTGGAAGAGGTGAAAGCGATGATACAAGCAGTCGCTTTAAAGAAAAGACATCAGAAGAGGATATTATCTTTATCAAACTTCTATATATGACGGGCTTACGAGTATCAGAAGCTATCTCTGTCACTCCCAGTAAGCTTGTTGCGATAAATGGTGGATGGGCAGTAGATATTATAGGTAAAAGGAAGAAAAGAAGGTTGGTAGCGATACCTGAACATCTGGTGAATGAGTTGCGAGCTTATGCATATGAAAAACAGTTGAAACTGGAAGATAAGTTTTTCCCTGTAACCAGAAGTCAAGCATTCAGGATAGTTCAGAAAGCAGGAGAACAAGCAGGTATCAATAAAAAAGTGTATCCTCATCTTTTAAGACATACGGCAGCAGTTGAAAGACTAAAAAGAACGGGTAATCCAAAATCTTTGCAGTATCATCTTGGGCATTCCAGCCCAGTGATGACTATGCGGTATCTGAATACTTTACAGCAGGAAGAAGCGTTAAAAATACAGCAAGAAGTAGAGTTCAAAGATATTTAG
- a CDS encoding restriction endonuclease subunit S: MEPDKEKIPKGYKLTEVGVIPEDWMIKNLEEFGILTMGQSPPGNSYSSNYRDMPLLNGAKDLTESGIMITQYTNKPIRVSKRGDLLFCIRATIGNLQISDRTYCLGRGIAALTVNKSFSKIFVAYVLRGLFEFMRNQSQGGVIKGLKKDELAEIKVFLPALKQEQTAIAEVLSDVDSLIDNLDKLIVKKKAIKQGVMQELLTGKRRLSGFSGRWEMKQLGEIAEIFKGQGLSKEKLSLSGEYPCILYGELFTTYSEKIDEAYSRTNFKEGRLSERGDVLMPGSTTTVGIDLAKASAILIDNVQLGGDINIIRQLGNSSYNSIFLAYCITHIYKNRIAQRTKGITIYHLYGNDLVDLEILMPEMLEQTAIATILSDMDAEIEALEEKLSKYKMLKQGMMQVLLTGKVRLI, translated from the coding sequence ATGGAACCAGATAAAGAGAAAATACCTAAAGGGTACAAATTAACTGAGGTCGGAGTTATTCCTGAAGATTGGATGATAAAAAATCTTGAAGAGTTTGGGATTCTAACTATGGGACAATCACCACCAGGCAACTCATACAGCTCAAACTACAGAGATATGCCTTTGCTCAACGGAGCTAAAGATTTAACAGAGAGTGGGATAATGATAACTCAGTATACAAATAAGCCGATACGTGTATCAAAAAGAGGTGACTTACTGTTTTGCATTAGGGCTACCATTGGGAATCTGCAAATATCGGATAGAACATATTGTCTAGGGCGAGGCATTGCTGCTCTCACTGTAAATAAAAGCTTTAGTAAAATATTTGTAGCGTATGTATTGCGTGGTTTATTTGAATTTATGCGAAATCAATCTCAAGGTGGTGTGATTAAAGGATTAAAGAAAGATGAATTAGCTGAAATTAAAGTATTTCTACCTGCATTAAAGCAAGAACAAACAGCTATTGCTGAGGTATTATCTGATGTTGATTCTCTTATTGATAATCTTGATAAGCTTATTGTTAAGAAGAAAGCTATCAAACAAGGCGTTATGCAGGAACTGCTTACAGGTAAGCGTCGTTTATCAGGTTTTAGTGGTAGGTGGGAGATGAAGCAGTTGGGGGAGATAGCTGAAATTTTTAAGGGGCAAGGATTATCTAAAGAGAAATTATCTTTATCAGGAGAGTACCCTTGCATTTTGTATGGGGAACTTTTTACAACATATAGTGAGAAAATTGATGAGGCATATAGTCGGACTAATTTTAAAGAAGGTAGATTGTCAGAGAGAGGAGATGTTTTAATGCCAGGGTCAACAACTACAGTAGGAATTGATTTAGCTAAAGCTTCTGCTATATTGATTGACAATGTACAACTCGGAGGAGACATAAACATAATCCGACAACTGGGTAACTCATCGTATAACTCTATTTTTCTCGCTTATTGTATAACCCACATTTATAAAAATCGTATAGCACAAAGAACTAAAGGAATCACCATTTATCACCTTTATGGTAATGATTTAGTTGATTTAGAGATACTGATGCCAGAAATGTTAGAACAAACGGCTATAGCAACTATACTCTCAGATATGGATGCTGAGATTGAAGCGTTGGAAGAGAAGTTATCTAAGTATAAAATGCTTAAACAAGGAATGATGCAGGTTCTTTTAACAGGAAAAGTGAGGTTGATATGA
- a CDS encoding M48 family metallopeptidase: MNTNVYILNVGSIEAIVIRKNVKNLHLSVLPPMGKVRVTAPIFMKADAIRMLLATRLSWIKKQQAKFRAQERQTPREYVSGETHYYWGKKYRLEVVYQDKPPYVQLKGKNKIILCVRPGSTKNKREQVMMDWYRKELRKVADEVVEYWQNKMDVSLNDWGIRRMKTRWGSCNQDSKRIWLNLELVKKPEHCLHFIIVHELTHILERKHNDRFRAYMDKFLPRWRQIKEELNGFALNHEYWNY, from the coding sequence ATGAATACTAACGTTTATATATTAAATGTGGGAAGTATTGAAGCGATAGTTATACGAAAGAATGTAAAAAACTTGCATCTATCGGTCTTACCTCCAATGGGAAAGGTAAGGGTTACTGCACCTATTTTTATGAAAGCTGACGCTATACGAATGTTGTTGGCTACACGTCTGAGTTGGATAAAGAAACAGCAAGCAAAGTTTAGAGCGCAGGAAAGACAAACTCCAAGAGAATATGTCTCAGGAGAAACCCATTACTACTGGGGAAAGAAGTACCGTTTAGAAGTTGTGTATCAAGATAAACCGCCTTATGTACAACTTAAAGGGAAAAATAAGATAATACTGTGTGTTAGACCTGGGAGCACTAAAAATAAACGAGAACAGGTAATGATGGACTGGTATAGGAAAGAACTTCGCAAGGTGGCAGATGAAGTAGTAGAATACTGGCAAAATAAGATGGATGTTTCTTTAAATGATTGGGGTATCAGGAGAATGAAGACACGGTGGGGTTCCTGTAATCAGGATTCTAAACGTATATGGCTTAATCTTGAATTAGTTAAAAAACCAGAGCATTGCTTACATTTTATTATCGTACATGAGCTAACCCATATACTGGAACGTAAGCATAATGACCGCTTTAGGGCATATATGGATAAATTTCTCCCCCGTTGGAGACAGATTAAGGAAGAATTGAATGGCTTTGCTCTGAACCACGAGTATTGGAATTATTGA